A genomic stretch from Planctomycetaceae bacterium includes:
- a CDS encoding tetratricopeptide repeat protein, with the protein MNFDSGFEQNEEGNSWDQAEQKAMQAFELYEDGKMNEALTAMDEALDINPTNDRWHFNKALTLDAMERFEEAIDEYKSALALNSGDIEILNCLAVDFTRTGQYDMALDVFNQIEKTDPEFEPGYCNRIITYTEMGNYEMAEQMFYLAQQINDSCPLCFYNIGNSFFIQGNFKKAVWCWQRTVAIEPNHPQINYHIAQGLWNLGQKEQAKEYFLLELRKSPGDRDVIFDFGLFLLSCGDTASAAEKFRRILEIYPQNAPALFYLGEIELNAGRQKEAVEYYQQAMKYDTNMAGPKFRLAQVAHQTGDKEKAFALLSAELELDVHRPEVLHAMGVMMDELGQGDYATHCFLRVSEIEPVNAKNYYNLGKVLAARGEMEDAQQFLDYALELEPTNYKLVKDVLQVYLNVGKPQIVLDTIEALSVGENTSKEMNLLKAKAYLKRWLKKLGNKKRLPCG; encoded by the coding sequence ATGAATTTTGACAGCGGATTTGAACAAAACGAAGAAGGCAACTCCTGGGATCAGGCAGAACAAAAGGCAATGCAGGCCTTCGAGCTTTATGAAGACGGCAAGATGAACGAAGCTCTTACCGCTATGGATGAGGCTCTGGATATAAATCCCACTAATGACAGATGGCATTTCAATAAAGCGCTCACGCTCGACGCGATGGAAAGATTCGAGGAAGCAATCGATGAATACAAATCCGCGCTGGCGTTGAATTCCGGCGATATCGAAATTCTTAATTGCCTTGCTGTTGATTTCACGCGAACCGGCCAATACGATATGGCTCTGGACGTTTTTAATCAGATTGAAAAAACAGACCCTGAATTTGAGCCGGGCTACTGCAATCGCATAATCACTTACACCGAGATGGGCAATTATGAAATGGCAGAGCAGATGTTCTATCTCGCCCAGCAGATAAACGATTCCTGTCCGCTTTGTTTTTACAATATCGGCAATTCATTTTTCATTCAGGGGAATTTCAAAAAAGCCGTCTGGTGCTGGCAGAGAACGGTTGCGATTGAGCCGAATCATCCGCAGATAAATTATCATATCGCGCAGGGATTATGGAATCTGGGACAAAAAGAACAGGCGAAAGAATATTTTCTTCTTGAGCTGCGAAAAAGCCCCGGCGATAGAGATGTGATTTTCGATTTTGGTTTGTTTCTTTTAAGCTGCGGCGATACGGCATCGGCAGCGGAAAAATTCCGCAGAATACTTGAGATATATCCGCAGAATGCGCCGGCGTTGTTTTATCTCGGCGAAATAGAATTGAACGCAGGCAGACAAAAAGAAGCGGTGGAATATTATCAGCAGGCTATGAAATACGATACAAATATGGCCGGGCCGAAATTCCGGCTCGCTCAAGTCGCGCACCAAACAGGCGACAAGGAGAAGGCATTTGCACTTTTGTCAGCCGAGCTTGAACTTGACGTTCACAGACCTGAAGTTTTGCACGCTATGGGCGTAATGATGGACGAACTCGGTCAGGGCGATTACGCTACACATTGCTTTTTAAGAGTTTCAGAAATAGAACCTGTAAACGCGAAGAATTATTATAATCTCGGCAAAGTACTGGCTGCTCGCGGAGAAATGGAAGATGCACAGCAATTCCTCGATTACGCACTTGAGCTTGAGCCGACGAATTATAAGCTTGTTAAAGACGTATTGCAGGTTTATTTAAATGTCGGCAAACCGCAAATCGTACTCGATACTATCGAGGCGCTTAGCGTCGGTGAAAATACATCGAAAGAAATGAATCTGCTGAAAGCAAAGGCGTATTTGAAACGGTGGCTTAAAAAATTGGGAAATAAAAAAAGGCTGCCTTGTGGATGA
- a CDS encoding peptidyl-prolyl cis-trans isomerase — protein MKKTLIVSLLLSAILLAAQTALCVVPAAAPEANQPAKPELPKDANYVVATFNDQNLTLKQVRFFAPEADFDTVKNIADFWINTQIIYEDAVKKAVDKDAKTKLMADIAFKKAIASAYIEQVQKDVNVSDEKIKKYYEENKETDPRLKEPAYLSFSHITTETQEQAQAVRDRIDKGEEINELAKTLSIASDAKKGGKAAKFREETVRQRYGQEVLDAFGTSTEGQIIGPIKNKDGKYEVIRHEGKRAAKVIEFDKVKDQIKSTLEGQEKKNAVENMIKKLRQDAKDKIKLNGVFGETKTDEK, from the coding sequence ATGAAAAAAACGCTAATTGTATCACTTCTGTTGTCCGCAATTCTTTTAGCAGCCCAAACTGCCCTTTGCGTAGTGCCTGCTGCCGCTCCTGAAGCAAATCAGCCTGCAAAACCAGAGCTTCCAAAGGATGCCAACTATGTCGTAGCGACTTTCAACGACCAAAATCTGACTTTAAAACAGGTTCGCTTCTTCGCTCCAGAGGCCGATTTCGATACCGTTAAAAACATCGCTGATTTCTGGATCAATACACAGATTATTTATGAAGACGCGGTGAAAAAAGCCGTCGATAAAGACGCAAAAACAAAACTTATGGCCGACATCGCTTTCAAAAAAGCAATCGCGTCCGCTTATATCGAGCAGGTTCAAAAAGATGTTAATGTCAGCGATGAAAAGATAAAAAAATATTACGAAGAGAACAAGGAAACCGACCCGCGTCTGAAAGAGCCGGCTTATTTGAGTTTTTCGCACATAACAACCGAAACACAGGAACAGGCACAGGCCGTTCGTGATAGAATTGATAAAGGCGAAGAGATTAACGAACTGGCAAAGACTTTATCAATTGCAAGCGACGCGAAAAAAGGCGGCAAAGCGGCCAAATTCAGAGAAGAAACCGTTCGTCAGCGTTACGGACAGGAAGTTTTAGATGCGTTTGGCACCAGCACTGAAGGCCAAATCATCGGCCCAATTAAAAATAAGGATGGAAAATATGAAGTTATTCGTCACGAAGGCAAACGAGCCGCGAAAGTAATTGAATTCGACAAGGTAAAAGACCAGATTAAATCGACTCTTGAAGGTCAGGAAAAGAAAAACGCAGTTGAAAATATGATAAAAAAACTTCGCCAAGACGCCAAAGACAAAATCAAACTGAACGGCGTATTCGGCGAAACTAAAACAGATGAAAAATAA
- the lptB gene encoding LPS export ABC transporter ATP-binding protein, whose amino-acid sequence MILLETNSLIKKYSGRTVVNQVSITVEQRSIIGLLGRNGAGKTTTFRMCMGMIIPNEGSVVFEGTDVTNMPMYKRARLGMGYLSQEPSVFQRLSVRDNLLAILETMTLTATERKRRAEELIHRFSLDEVANSHARFLSGGERRKLEIARAMVTNPSLILLDEPFSGVDPIAVEELQSEIKRLVASGVSILITDHNVERTLEVSDKAYIIDHGKVIAEGCPADIVKNELVRKSYLGHTFKGDEFDDTGDRSG is encoded by the coding sequence ATGATTCTTCTTGAAACGAATAGTTTGATAAAGAAATATTCCGGCAGAACCGTTGTCAATCAGGTTTCGATAACGGTTGAGCAGCGGAGCATAATCGGATTGCTCGGCAGAAACGGAGCCGGCAAGACAACTACGTTCCGAATGTGTATGGGTATGATTATACCTAACGAAGGTTCGGTTGTTTTCGAGGGCACTGATGTAACGAATATGCCGATGTACAAACGCGCCCGGCTTGGGATGGGTTATCTTTCACAGGAGCCGAGCGTTTTTCAGCGGTTGAGCGTTCGCGATAATCTGCTTGCGATTCTTGAGACTATGACGCTGACAGCCACCGAGCGAAAACGCAGGGCGGAAGAACTTATTCACAGATTTTCGCTTGATGAAGTCGCCAATAGCCACGCAAGATTCCTCTCCGGCGGCGAACGCAGAAAACTTGAAATCGCACGCGCGATGGTAACAAATCCATCGCTGATTCTGCTCGATGAACCTTTCAGCGGCGTTGACCCGATTGCGGTTGAAGAATTGCAGAGCGAAATTAAACGACTCGTCGCGTCAGGCGTTAGCATCCTTATTACAGACCATAATGTCGAACGAACTCTCGAAGTTTCCGACAAGGCGTATATTATCGACCATGGCAAAGTGATTGCCGAGGGCTGTCCGGCTGACATTGTAAAGAATGAACTTGTTCGTAAAAGCTATCTTGGTCATACGTTCAAGGGCGATGAATTTGATGATACAGGCGACAGGAGCGGTTAA
- the def gene encoding peptide deformylase, with product MVDIDKCKITRWPTPVLLEKTQLIEKVDDNIRALAEKMKDIMVEFKGVGLAGPQAGVNLRIFVASEDGKMENAKVYINPVIELSGSLVAKEEGCLSLPDVWGNVKRYTQCSLKALDENGKEFSIEAQGQLARIFQHECDHLDGTVIADRFSTVAKIAAKRKLKHLREDYEQQNET from the coding sequence ATGGTTGACATTGATAAATGTAAAATAACACGGTGGCCGACGCCGGTGCTTTTGGAAAAGACACAACTAATCGAAAAAGTCGATGATAATATCCGTGCGCTTGCCGAAAAGATGAAAGATATAATGGTAGAATTCAAAGGCGTTGGACTTGCCGGGCCGCAGGCGGGTGTGAATTTAAGAATTTTTGTCGCCTCCGAAGACGGCAAAATGGAAAATGCCAAAGTGTATATCAATCCTGTTATCGAACTGTCCGGTTCGCTGGTTGCCAAAGAAGAAGGCTGTCTGTCGCTGCCGGATGTCTGGGGGAATGTCAAACGGTATACGCAATGTTCTCTTAAAGCTCTTGACGAGAACGGCAAAGAATTTTCAATCGAAGCCCAAGGTCAGCTTGCCAGAATTTTTCAGCACGAGTGCGACCATCTCGACGGCACGGTTATCGCCGACAGGTTCTCGACAGTTGCCAAAATCGCGGCGAAACGAAAACTCAAACATCTTCGTGAAGATTATGAACAGCAGAACGAAACGTAA
- the fmt gene encoding methionyl-tRNA formyltransferase: MKIVYCGCGRFGIDSLNAIKASNHQLLHVITHPEKQAGRGKKLRANDVEQWAAQNNIPFTAIEDANCEQGVELLKKLNPDLLVVIAFGQKICPDVISIPAKGAINVHGSLLPKFRGAAPINWAIINGETETGVTVITLAQKMDAGEMLAQAKLKINDDDSAGVIHDRLAAIAAPILIETIDKIEAGTAVYTKQDNTKATAAPKLKKTDGIIDFNLPAKTIHNKIRGLWPWPGASADFVSAKNGKRFTVTFAKTAVVDETTTHEQVGVINPQFNIDCGQGSLKIIELKPHGGKLMDFKSFLNGRAGQAGDYFAQVEENK, translated from the coding sequence ATGAAAATTGTTTATTGCGGTTGCGGAAGATTTGGAATTGATTCGTTGAATGCCATTAAGGCGTCGAATCATCAGCTTTTGCACGTCATAACGCATCCGGAAAAACAGGCCGGCAGAGGCAAAAAACTCCGCGCAAACGATGTTGAACAATGGGCTGCTCAAAATAATATTCCTTTCACCGCGATTGAAGATGCTAACTGCGAGCAGGGCGTTGAACTTCTGAAAAAACTTAATCCTGATTTGCTTGTCGTCATCGCGTTCGGCCAGAAGATTTGTCCGGATGTTATTTCGATACCTGCCAAAGGCGCAATCAATGTCCATGGTTCACTGCTGCCAAAATTCAGAGGCGCAGCGCCGATAAACTGGGCGATAATCAACGGCGAAACAGAAACAGGCGTAACGGTTATCACGCTTGCACAGAAAATGGACGCCGGCGAAATGCTCGCGCAGGCAAAGCTGAAAATCAATGATGACGATTCAGCGGGTGTAATTCATGATAGACTCGCGGCAATCGCAGCGCCGATATTGATTGAGACCATAGATAAAATCGAAGCGGGCACGGCGGTTTATACAAAGCAGGACAACACAAAAGCAACGGCGGCACCGAAACTGAAAAAAACGGACGGCATTATTGATTTCAATCTGCCGGCAAAAACGATACATAATAAAATCAGGGGATTATGGCCGTGGCCGGGTGCGAGTGCTGATTTTGTTTCCGCAAAGAACGGCAAAAGATTTACCGTTACATTTGCCAAAACGGCGGTTGTCGATGAAACAACCACGCACGAGCAGGTTGGCGTAATTAATCCGCAGTTTAATATTGATTGCGGACAGGGGAGTTTGAAAATTATCGAGCTGAAACCACACGGCGGGAAACTGATGGACTTCAAATCATTTCTCAACGGCAGAGCAGGCCAAGCAGGCGATTATTTCGCGCAAGTAGAGGAAAATAAATAA
- the dnaA gene encoding chromosomal replication initiator protein DnaA, with amino-acid sequence MQNIITDEISAINQFLAERIGQQKHRIWFKNATRFTIADDYLKVGVPNPFVGSWIESHFLSDITAAVEAVCGSAKKITFNIEPELSGNQRTTQLDSQAELVQQAQNKTTRSRISPQQTERPLKMTLDSFVVGPSNQLAYNAAMSLVSEDVSPFNPLFIHGGYGLGKTHLMQGICNMMSRTRPTANWLYVSAEDFTNQFVLALKTRKLEAFRRRYRQTELLAIDDIHFLASKPSTQEEFLHTFNTINMAGKKVVLASDAHPKMIGQLCESLVNRFVSGMVVKIEPPDFKTRCKIITQKAASMNRQLDEKVVAYIAENVRVNIREIEGAILKLIAYSSLCNEKITLENARQVLAEHISRTDPIVHLSDIESAVTSFFGITPADIHSSKKDRTVSTARSFSMYLARKHTDMSFPEIGRLMGNKNHATVILACRKVEDMIKNNSQVNWQSVAGNRLVKAHDIMAQLGETIA; translated from the coding sequence ATGCAGAACATAATCACGGATGAGATAAGTGCAATCAATCAGTTTCTTGCTGAAAGGATAGGTCAGCAGAAACATCGCATCTGGTTTAAGAATGCGACCAGATTCACGATTGCCGACGATTATTTGAAGGTTGGTGTGCCCAATCCGTTCGTTGGCAGCTGGATTGAGAGCCATTTTTTATCTGATATTACCGCAGCGGTTGAAGCAGTGTGCGGTTCTGCCAAGAAGATAACGTTTAATATAGAGCCTGAATTGAGCGGCAATCAGCGAACAACGCAGCTCGACAGTCAGGCCGAGCTTGTTCAGCAGGCACAGAACAAAACTACTCGAAGCAGAATCAGCCCGCAGCAGACAGAGCGGCCGTTGAAGATGACGTTGGATTCGTTTGTTGTCGGACCGTCGAATCAACTGGCCTACAATGCGGCAATGAGTTTAGTATCTGAAGACGTAAGTCCGTTTAATCCGCTGTTTATTCACGGAGGATATGGACTTGGCAAGACTCACCTGATGCAAGGGATATGCAATATGATGAGCCGAACCAGGCCGACTGCCAACTGGCTTTATGTTTCGGCGGAGGATTTTACCAATCAGTTTGTGCTGGCCTTGAAGACTCGAAAGCTGGAAGCTTTCAGGAGACGCTACCGGCAAACGGAATTGTTGGCAATAGACGATATTCACTTCCTGGCCAGCAAGCCTTCTACGCAGGAAGAATTTCTGCATACATTTAATACGATTAATATGGCGGGCAAAAAAGTTGTGCTCGCTTCTGATGCCCATCCGAAAATGATTGGCCAGCTTTGCGAAAGTTTAGTCAACAGGTTCGTATCCGGTATGGTCGTCAAGATTGAGCCGCCGGATTTTAAAACCCGCTGCAAAATCATCACACAGAAAGCCGCCTCGATGAACAGGCAGCTCGACGAAAAAGTCGTTGCGTACATTGCCGAGAATGTTCGGGTTAATATCAGAGAGATTGAAGGCGCGATTCTTAAACTCATCGCGTATTCTTCGCTTTGCAATGAAAAGATTACGCTTGAAAACGCAAGGCAGGTTCTTGCCGAGCATATTTCACGGACAGACCCGATTGTTCATCTTTCCGATATCGAATCGGCGGTAACGTCATTTTTTGGTATCACACCCGCAGACATTCATTCGTCGAAGAAGGACAGAACCGTCAGTACCGCGCGTTCGTTCAGTATGTATCTGGCACGCAAACACACCGATATGTCTTTTCCGGAAATCGGCAGACTGATGGGCAACAAGAATCACGCAACGGTAATTTTGGCTTGCCGAAAAGTAGAGGATATGATAAAAAATAACTCACAGGTCAACTGGCAGAGTGTTGCCGGCAACAGACTTGTCAAGGCGCACGATATAATGGCGCAGCTGGGCGAAACAATAGCATAA
- a CDS encoding DUF2961 domain-containing protein: MSLLRINCLTVLIMFVFGAVAMGEEFNGLYTNLGNLSFLSDAQSRSISPENFTGEKGSGAAIPQEKGTAAHASSELGTGWKVNPYVGIEPNNTFVMADIKGSGAIQHIWMTPTGDNHLNIIRFYWDGEEKPSIECPVGDFFATGLGQYMTFSSLPVCVNPGSGFNCYWSMLFRKSAKITMTNTGPKRMTLYYQIDYALGKVSKDAAYLHAQYRKMDAVPFKEVYTIVDGVKGKGQYVGTYMTWETKRNGWWGEGEIKFYFDGDKDFPTICGTGTEDYFCGSYNFEGPRVDDPTKKEYKVFNTPYAGVNQIIYPEGKSLADGEIAGVKFGMYRWHITDPIRFEKELKVTIQALGWKQKGLYQALEDKLSSVAFWYQTEPHSVFPELKP; this comes from the coding sequence ATGAGTTTATTGCGCATAAATTGTCTAACAGTCCTTATAATGTTTGTTTTCGGAGCCGTTGCGATGGGTGAAGAATTTAACGGTCTATATACAAATCTTGGCAATCTTTCATTTCTATCAGATGCTCAAAGCCGTTCTATCAGTCCTGAAAACTTCACCGGCGAAAAAGGCAGCGGTGCAGCTATTCCACAGGAAAAAGGAACTGCCGCTCATGCTTCAAGCGAACTTGGCACCGGCTGGAAAGTTAATCCGTATGTCGGGATTGAGCCGAATAATACTTTTGTTATGGCAGATATTAAAGGTTCTGGCGCGATTCAGCATATATGGATGACGCCGACAGGGGACAATCATCTTAATATAATCCGCTTTTACTGGGACGGCGAAGAAAAACCTTCTATCGAATGTCCGGTCGGCGATTTCTTTGCGACTGGTTTGGGGCAGTATATGACGTTTTCATCATTACCGGTTTGCGTAAATCCCGGCAGCGGTTTTAATTGTTACTGGTCGATGCTGTTTCGCAAAAGCGCGAAAATTACGATGACAAACACCGGCCCAAAAAGAATGACTCTGTATTATCAGATTGATTACGCATTGGGCAAAGTATCTAAAGATGCAGCATATCTGCACGCACAGTACCGCAAAATGGACGCTGTGCCATTCAAGGAAGTTTACACGATTGTTGACGGAGTAAAAGGCAAAGGCCAGTATGTCGGAACATATATGACGTGGGAAACCAAGAGAAACGGATGGTGGGGCGAGGGCGAAATAAAATTTTATTTCGACGGCGATAAGGATTTCCCGACAATCTGCGGAACAGGAACAGAGGATTATTTCTGCGGCTCATATAATTTTGAAGGGCCGCGAGTCGATGACCCAACGAAAAAAGAATACAAAGTTTTCAATACGCCTTATGCCGGTGTGAATCAGATTATTTATCCGGAAGGTAAATCTCTTGCCGATGGCGAAATCGCCGGTGTAAAATTTGGTATGTATCGCTGGCACATCACAGACCCGATTAGATTTGAAAAAGAATTGAAAGTTACGATTCAGGCATTGGGCTGGAAACAAAAAGGATTATACCAGGCGTTGGAAGATAAATTGTCGTCGGTTGCGTTCTGGTATCAGACTGAACCGCACAGCGTTTTTCCGGAATTGAAGCCGTAA
- a CDS encoding ATP-binding protein — protein sequence MITRAITKELLVCAKEYPAVTILGPRQSGKTTLARMTFPDYSYCSLEDPDTRQQAQDDPRGLLANFNKGVILDEIQKVPQLLSYLQGIIDEKRKPGRFILTGSHQPQVHNIISQSLAGRTAILELYPLSFDELKQYKTKIASPYDWIIKGCYPGLHENNLRPGRFFSSYVSTYVERDIRSLINLTDLTRFEEFLRLLAGRIGQLVNYSALAADVGVSSTTIKNWISVLKASYILFELPPYYANIRKRVTKSSKIYFVDAGLAAWLLGLKEANQVERDPLRGSLYENLLILEVVKKILNQGQQPNLHFFRDSKGNEVDLLIQDTRSFTTIEIKSGQTFQSEYISGIENFKNTISSSFKVKSQVWYNGQKQTMYKDTKICNPILNGFNW from the coding sequence ATGATTACAAGAGCTATCACAAAAGAACTGTTGGTTTGCGCAAAAGAGTATCCAGCAGTAACAATTCTGGGACCAAGGCAGTCCGGCAAGACTACATTAGCCAGAATGACTTTCCCCGACTATAGTTACTGTTCTTTGGAAGACCCTGATACCCGTCAGCAGGCACAAGATGACCCGAGAGGATTGCTGGCAAATTTTAACAAAGGTGTGATTCTTGACGAAATCCAGAAAGTCCCACAGTTATTAAGCTATCTTCAGGGCATTATAGATGAAAAGCGAAAGCCGGGGCGTTTCATTTTAACAGGAAGCCATCAGCCGCAGGTACACAATATAATCAGTCAGTCTCTGGCGGGCAGAACGGCAATCCTTGAACTGTATCCACTTTCTTTTGACGAATTAAAACAATATAAAACAAAAATTGCCTCACCTTATGACTGGATAATCAAAGGCTGTTATCCCGGCCTGCACGAGAACAATTTACGACCGGGCAGATTTTTCAGCTCTTATGTTTCAACTTATGTGGAACGCGATATTCGCAGTTTAATCAACTTAACAGACCTTACACGTTTTGAAGAATTTTTGCGATTATTGGCCGGCCGAATCGGACAGCTTGTAAATTACAGCGCATTAGCCGCTGATGTCGGAGTGTCCTCAACAACGATAAAGAACTGGATATCCGTTCTTAAAGCATCATACATTCTTTTTGAATTACCGCCCTATTATGCAAATATCCGCAAACGAGTAACAAAATCATCTAAGATTTATTTCGTTGATGCCGGATTGGCCGCATGGCTGCTCGGTTTGAAAGAGGCAAATCAGGTGGAGCGAGACCCTCTCCGCGGCTCACTATATGAAAACCTGCTCATACTTGAAGTTGTCAAAAAGATACTTAATCAGGGACAGCAGCCAAATCTGCACTTTTTTAGAGATTCCAAAGGCAATGAGGTTGACCTTTTAATACAGGATACAAGGAGTTTTACCACCATCGAAATAAAATCAGGACAAACTTTTCAATCGGAATACATATCGGGCATTGAAAATTTCAAAAATACTATCTCGTCCAGTTTTAAGGTAAAATCACAGGTCTGGTACAATGGTCAAAAACAAACGATGTATAAAGACACCAAAATATGCAATCCCATACTCAACGGATTTAACTGGTAA
- a CDS encoding M20 family metallopeptidase: MKELLKNLIRAKSTQDVGEIKTAKVLADYFKKAGLKPQVDVWDKNRANVTVRLKSTGERPGLLFVGHLDVVPAENAAMFNPIERGGKIFGRGSCDMKGGLACAAAAIVETCKSNIKLKGDIIFSATAGEETDSAGIVKFIKTFKDRNLCGIIVPEPTDFELVVAHRGLLWLQIITKGKPAHSSMPQLGINAIDAMRKFLNKLEKFKIPGINKQLGKASLSVNKIAGGTASNIVPDLCSTQIDIRTVPGQQIKNIIADLNKIITKLAEKNPNFNAEIKIIRQAGSLQTDEKSPFVKAIKHTLNIEAKAVAFTTDAPYLTIYNKPIVVFGPGLPGLCHKPNEHIKIKDMENGIKYYKNIFANLLQ; the protein is encoded by the coding sequence ATGAAAGAATTACTAAAAAATCTGATTCGTGCCAAATCCACACAGGATGTTGGCGAAATAAAAACCGCGAAAGTTTTGGCTGACTATTTCAAAAAGGCAGGCTTGAAACCCCAAGTCGATGTCTGGGACAAAAATCGCGCTAATGTAACCGTCCGCCTGAAGTCAACAGGCGAAAGACCGGGACTGCTCTTTGTCGGTCATCTCGACGTTGTGCCCGCTGAAAACGCGGCAATGTTCAACCCTATCGAACGCGGCGGGAAAATTTTCGGCAGAGGAAGCTGCGATATGAAAGGCGGCCTGGCCTGCGCAGCGGCGGCAATCGTCGAAACCTGCAAATCCAATATCAAATTGAAAGGCGACATAATTTTCTCCGCGACCGCCGGTGAAGAAACGGACAGCGCCGGAATTGTCAAATTCATAAAAACATTCAAAGACAGAAATCTGTGCGGGATAATCGTGCCCGAACCGACAGACTTCGAACTCGTCGTGGCGCATCGCGGTTTATTATGGCTGCAAATTATTACAAAAGGCAAACCCGCGCACAGCTCAATGCCGCAGTTGGGAATCAACGCGATTGACGCTATGAGAAAATTCCTTAACAAACTGGAAAAATTTAAAATCCCCGGCATTAATAAACAGCTCGGCAAAGCGTCGTTAAGCGTAAACAAAATCGCAGGCGGAACAGCGTCGAATATCGTTCCAGATTTATGCTCGACGCAAATCGATATACGCACAGTACCCGGCCAGCAGATTAAAAACATAATCGCCGATTTAAACAAAATTATCACAAAACTGGCGGAAAAGAATCCGAACTTCAACGCGGAGATTAAAATTATCCGACAGGCCGGTTCGCTGCAAACCGATGAGAAAAGCCCGTTCGTAAAGGCAATAAAACACACATTAAACATTGAAGCAAAAGCTGTGGCGTTCACCACCGATGCGCCTTATTTGACAATATACAATAAACCAATCGTTGTTTTCGGCCCCGGTTTGCCCGGCCTTTGCCACAAGCCAAACGAACACATAAAAATTAAGGATATGGAAAACGGAATCAAATATTATAAAAATATTTTTGCGAATCTGCTGCAATAA
- a CDS encoding DUF362 domain-containing protein, which translates to MNQAKVSIIKCPDYESQSVRTTLLKHFELHGGLESLIGKGDNVLIKPNLIAPKPKECGTQTDPAVIYELAKLLVDCGAKPFVGDSPAWADARTCAKALGLIEPLAKLGVEVRQLDEPVKRRLEFCQTRVGISRYALEADKIINLPKLKTHQQLVATIAVKNMFGCVSGKAKAVWHYKKGATFEDFCTMLIGIYKLLNPVINIIDAVIAMEGPGPISGNPVSLGWIAASKDPIAAEIICSDLIGIDAGKLPIIETAKNLRFGCFQRANIEVVGQIPSDNERRKLIEAKLVPLRFTPLRIIKSIIRQIFILVKSK; encoded by the coding sequence ATGAATCAAGCAAAAGTATCAATAATTAAATGCCCCGATTATGAAAGCCAGTCCGTGAGGACGACACTGTTGAAGCATTTTGAGCTGCACGGCGGACTGGAATCTCTGATAGGCAAAGGCGACAATGTCCTAATAAAACCCAATTTAATCGCGCCAAAACCCAAAGAATGCGGCACGCAAACCGACCCTGCGGTGATTTATGAATTGGCTAAATTGCTTGTCGATTGTGGCGCAAAACCGTTTGTCGGCGATTCGCCGGCGTGGGCGGATGCCCGTACCTGCGCAAAGGCACTTGGACTGATTGAGCCTTTGGCAAAGCTTGGAGTCGAAGTCCGCCAGCTTGACGAGCCCGTAAAACGCAGACTGGAATTTTGCCAAACGCGAGTTGGTATCAGCAGGTATGCTCTTGAAGCGGACAAAATTATCAATCTTCCCAAGCTGAAAACCCATCAGCAGCTTGTCGCGACGATAGCTGTGAAAAATATGTTCGGCTGCGTCAGCGGAAAGGCCAAAGCCGTTTGGCACTATAAAAAAGGAGCGACTTTCGAGGATTTCTGTACGATGCTGATTGGCATTTATAAATTATTGAATCCGGTGATAAATATAATTGACGCGGTTATTGCGATGGAAGGGCCGGGGCCGATAAGCGGCAATCCTGTGAGCTTGGGATGGATTGCGGCATCGAAAGACCCTATCGCGGCGGAAATAATTTGTAGTGATTTAATCGGAATTGACGCCGGTAAATTGCCGATAATAGAAACAGCGAAAAACCTGCGTTTTGGCTGTTTTCAAAGGGCAAACATTGAGGTTGTTGGGCAAATACCGTCCGATAACGAGCGCAGGAAGCTGATAGAGGCTAAATTAGTGCCTTTGAGGTTTACGCCTTTGAGAATAATTAAGAGTATTATTCGACAGATTTTTATACTTGTAAAATCCAAATAA